A window of the Procambarus clarkii isolate CNS0578487 chromosome 79, FALCON_Pclarkii_2.0, whole genome shotgun sequence genome harbors these coding sequences:
- the LOC138357712 gene encoding circumsporozoite protein-like: MLGVLGVVEGVFGSCRVTKLLTNKLLTKQLVKKLSTKQLVKLLTKQLMKKLSTKQLMKKLLTKQLMKKLLTKQLMKKLLTKQLMKKLSTKQLMKKLLTKQLMKKLSTKQLMKKLLTKQLMKKLLTKQLMKKLCYIIADEEAVNQAADEEAVNQAADEEAVNQAADEEAVNQAADEEAVNQAADEEVVNQAADEEVVNQAAGEEAVNQAAADEEVVNQAADEEVVNQAADEEVVNQAADEEDVNQAADEEAVNQAADEEAVNQAADEEAVNQAAGEEAVNQAAGEAVNQAADEEAVNQAAGEAVNQAAGEAVNQAADEEAVNQAAGEAVNQAADEEAVNQAADEEVVNQAADEEVVN, from the exons ATGTTGGGTGTCTTGGGGGTCGTGGAGGGTGTCTTTGGGTCCTGTAGG GTCACCAAGCTGCTGACGAATAAGCTGTTAACTAAGCAGCTGGTGAAGAAGCTGTCAACCAAGCAGCTGGTGAAGCTGTTAACCAAGCAGCTGATGAAGAAGCTGTCAACCAAGCAGCTGATGAAGAAGCTGTTAACCAAGCAGCTGATGAAGAAGCTGTTAACTAAGCAGCTGATGAAGAAGCTGTTAACTAAGCAGCTGATGAAGAAGCTGTCAACCAAGCAGCTGATGAAGAAGCTGTTAACCAAGCAGCTGATGAAGAAGCTGTCAACCAAGCAGCTGATGAAGAAGCTGTTAACCAAGCAGCTGATGAAGAAGCTGTTAACTAAGCAGCTGATGAAGAAGCT CTGTTATATAATAGCTGATGAAGAAGCTGTCAACCAAGCAGCTGATGAAGAAGCTGTTAACCAAGCAGCTGATGAAGAAGCTGTTAACCAAGCAGCTGATGAAGAAGCTGTCAACCAAGCAGCTGATGAAGAAGCTGTTAACCAAGCAGCTGATGAAGAAGTTGTTAACCAAGCAGCTGATGAAGAAGTTGTTAACCAAGCAGCTGGCGAAGAAGCTGTTAACCAAGCAGCTG CTGATGAAGAAGTTGTTAACCAAGCAGCTGATGAAGAAGTTGTTAACCAAGCAGCTGATGAAGAAGTTGTTAACCAAGCAGCTGATGAAGAAGATGTTAACCAAGCAGCTGATGAAGAAGCTGTTAACCAAGCAGCTGATGAAGAAGCTGTTAACCAAGCAGCTGATGAAGAAGCTGTTAACCAAGCAGCTGGTGAAGAAGCTGTCAACCAAGCAGCTGGTGAAGCTGTTAACCAAGCAGCTGATGAAGAAGCTGTCAACCAAGCAGCTGGTGAAGCTGTTAACCAAGCAGCTGGTGAAGCTGTTAACCAAGCAGCTGATGAAGAAGCTGTCAACCAAGCAGCTGGTGAAGCTGTTAACCAAGCAGCTGATGAAGAAGCTGTCAACCAAGCAGCTGATGAAGAAGTTGTTAACCAAGCAGCTGATGAAGAAGTTGTTAACTAA